The following proteins come from a genomic window of Amphiura filiformis chromosome 16, Afil_fr2py, whole genome shotgun sequence:
- the LOC140136611 gene encoding uncharacterized protein, whose translation MEYYNSQKNSSEAVSLCHRKPSPFSIEAILGLNQAPPMTSLPQVEVAAKGQPASDRRPRRRPRTVYTRKQIEVLESAFADNQYPNIFTREDLAEVLDLTATKVLVWFHNRRARHRREAKRSTSTSTSETSSASSTESKPRQMESTPTPPETSHRLSPETAVMTSQHYTQACCSQPPIICTSASCSTCPPSLQSSYPVNLPRYGHNGLPQQYYGGAFTYDYYSHQYAYYYRHSAYPTSSSDYQGSPVCSVPKFLPANGTSRQ comes from the exons ATGGAATATTACAATAGCCAGAAGAATTCTTCAGAAGCTGTCAGCCTTTGTCACCGGAAGCCATCGCCGTTCTCCATTGAAGCAATCTTGGGACTAAATCAAG CTCCTCCGATGACTTCGTTACCACAAGTTGAAGTTGCCGCCAAAGGTCAACCAGCATCTGATCGTCGTCCTCGTCGGCGTCCTCGTACTGTCTACACCAGAAAGCAGATTGAGGTTTTAGAATCTGCCTTTGCTGACAACCAATATCCTAACATTTTTACAAGAGAAGATTTAGCCGAGGTACTGGACTTGACCGCGACAAAGGTTCTG GTTTGGTTCCACAATCGTCGTGCCCGCCACCGTCGTGAAGCTAAACGCAGCACTTCAACTTCCACAAGTGAAACGTCGTCAGCATCATCAACCGAATCCAAGCCTCGTCAGATGGAATCCACGCCTACTCCACCCGAGACTTCCCATCGTCTTTCTCCCGAGACAGCGGTCATGACGTCCCAGCATTACACACAGGCTTGTTGTTCACAACCACCTATCATCTGTACATCTGCATCATGTTCTACCTGCCCACCTTCACTACAGTCAAGCTACCCCGTGAACTTGCCACGTTATGGACATAATGGACTTCCTCAACAGTATTATGGTGGAGCTTTCACCTATGACTACTACTCTCATCAGTATGCCTACTACTATCGTCATAGTGCCTATCCAACTTCGTCTTCTGATTACCAAGGAAGCCCCGTGTGTAGTGTGCCGAAGTTTCTGCCTGCTAATGGAACCAGTCGTCAATGA
- the LOC140136612 gene encoding uncharacterized protein, whose product MEYYNSQKNSSEAVSLCHRKPSPFSIEAILGLNQAPPMTSLPQVEVAAKGQPASDRRPRRRPRTVYTRKQIEVLESAFADNQYPDIFTREDLAEVLDLTATKVLVWFHNRRARHRREAKRNTSTSTSETSSPSSTESKPRQMESTPTPPETSHRLSPETAVMTSQRYAQACCSQPPIICTSASCSSCPPSPQSSYPVNLPSYGHNGLPQQYYGGAFTYAYYPHKYAYYYRHSAYPTSSSDYQGSPVCSVPKFLPADGTSRQ is encoded by the exons ATGGAATATTACAATAGCCAGAAGAATTCTTCAGAAGCTGTCAGCCTTTGTCACAGGAAGCCATCGCCGTTCTCCATTGAAGCAATCTTGGGACTAAATCAAG CTCCTCCGATGACTTCGTTACCACAAGTTGAAGTTGCCGCCAAAGGTCAACCAGCATCTGATCGTCGTCCTCGTCGGCGTCCTCGTACTGTCTACACCAGAAAGCAGATTGAGGTTTTAGAATCTGCCTTTGCTGACAACCAATATCCTGACATTTTTACAAGAGAAGATTTAGCCGAGGTACTGGACTTGACCGCGACAAAGGTTCTG GTTTGGTTCCACAATCGTCGTGCCCGCCACCGTCGTGAAGCTAAACGCAACACTTCAACTTCCACAAGTGAAACGTCGTCACCATCATCAACTGAATCCAAGCCTCGTCAGATGGAATCCACGCCTACTCCACCCGAGACTTCCCATCGTCTTTCTCCCGAGACAGCGGTCATGACGTCCCAGCGTTACGCACAAGCTTGTTGTTCACAACCACCTATCATCTGTACATCTGCATCATGTTCATCGTGCCCACCTTCACCACAGTCAAGCTACCCCGTGAACTTGCCAAGCTATGGACATAATGGACTTCCTCAACAGTATTATGGTGGAGCTTTCACATATGCCTACTACCCTCATAAGTATGCCTACTACTACCGTCATAGTGCCTACCCAACTTCGTCTTCTGATTACCAAGGAAGCCCCGTGTGCAGTGTGCCGAAGTTTCTGCCTGCTGATGGAACCAGTCGTCAATGA
- the LOC140136613 gene encoding uncharacterized protein: MEYYNSQKNSSEAVSLCHRKPSPFSIEAILGLNQAPPTAAPMTSLPQVEVSAKGQPASDRRPRRRARTVYTRKQIEVLESAFADNQYPDIFTREDLAEVLDLTATKVLVWFHNRRARHRREAKRSTSTSTSETSSPSSTESKPDQMESTPTPPETSHRLSPETAVMTSQRYTQACRSQPPIICTSASCSSCPPSSQSSYPVNLPSYGHNGLPQQYYGGAFTYAYYPHQYAYYYRHSAYPTSSSDYQGSPVCSVPKFLPANGTSRQ; encoded by the exons ATGGAATATTACAATAGCCAGAAGAATTCTTCAGAAGCTGTCAGCCTTTGTCACAGAAAGCCATCGCCGTTCTCCATTGAAGCAATCTTGGGACTAAATCAAG CTCCTCCGACTGCCGCTCCGATGACTTCGTTACCGCAAGTTGAAGTTTCCGCCAAAGGTCAACCAGCATCTGATCGTCGTCCTCGTCGGCGTGCTCGTACTGTCTACACCAGAAAGCAGATTGAGGTTTTAGAATCTGCCTTTGCTGACAACCAATATCCTGACATTTTTACAAGAGAAGATTTAGCCGAGGTACTGGACTTGACCGCGACTAAGGTTCTG GTTTGGTTCCACAATCGTCGTGCCCGCCACCGTCGTGAAGCTAAACGCAGCACTTCAACTTCCACAAGTGAGACGTCGTCACCATCATCAACTGAATCCAAGCCTGATCAGATGGAATCCACGCCTACTCCACCCGAGACTTCCCATCGTCTTTCTCCCGAGACAGCGGTCATGACATCCCAGCGTTACACACAAGCTTGTCGTTCACAACCACCTATCATCTGTACATCTGCATCATGTTCATCGTGTCCACCTTCATCACAGTCAAGCTACCCCGTGAACTTGCCAAGCTATGGGCATAATGGACTTCCTCAACAGTATTATGGTGGAGCTTTCACCTATGCTTACTACCCTCATCAGTATGCCTACTACTATCGTCACAGTGCCTACCCAACTTCGTCTTCTGATTACCAAGGAAGCCCCGTGTGCAGTGTGCCGAAGTTTCTGCCTGCTAATGGAACCAGTCGTCAATGA
- the LOC140172653 gene encoding uncharacterized protein: protein MTSLPQVEVAAKGQPASDGRPRRRPRTVYTRKQIKVLESAFADNQYPDIFTREDLAEVLDLTATKVLVWFHNRRARHRREAKRSTSTSTSETSSPSSTEFKPRQMESTPTPPETSHRLSPETAVMTSQRYAQACCSQPPIICRSASCSSCPPSSQSSYPVNLPSYGHNELSQQYYGGAFTYAYYPHQYAYYYRPSAYPTSSSDYQGSPVQCAEVSAC from the exons ATGACTTCGTTACCACAAGTTGAAGTTGCCGCCAAAGGTCAACCAGCATCTGATGGTCGTCCTCGTCGCCGTCCTCGAACTGTCTACACCAGAAAGCAGATCAAGGTTTTAGAATCTGCCTTTGCTGACAACCAATATCCTGACATTTTTACAAGAGAAGATTTAGCCGAGGTACTGGACTTGACCGCGACTAAGGTTCTG GTTTGGTTCCACAATCGTCGTGCCCGCCACCGTCGTGAAGCTAAACGCAGCACTTCAACTTCCACAAGTGAGACGTCGTCACCATCATCAACTGAATTCAAGCCTCGTCAGATGGAATCCACGCCTACTCCACCCGAGACTTCCCATCGTCTTTCTCCCGAGACAGCGGTCATGACATCCCAGCGTTACGCACAAGCTTGTTGTTCACAACCACCTATCATCTGTAGATCTGCATCATGTTCTTCCTGCCCACCTTCATCACAGTCAAGCTACCCCGTGAACTTGCCAAGCTATGGACATAATGAACTTTCTCAACAGTATTATGGTGGAGCTTTCACATATGCGTACTACCCTCATCAGTATGCCTACTACTACCGTCCTAGTGCCTACCCAACTTCGTCTTCTGATTACCAAGGAAGCCCCGTGCAGTGTGCCGAAGTTTCTGCCTGCTGA